The genomic DNA TCCATATCCCAACCCATCTGAGATCCCGGCTGCAATCCCGATAATATTTTTCAGAGCTCCGGCGAGTTCGGTTCCGACAAGGTCTTTGTTCGTATAAACCCGAAACCTCTCGGTTGTGAACATTCTCTGCACTTGTTGCCCCAGTTCCAGATCCTCACAAGCAGCGACAACACTCGCGGGAAGTCGTTTTGCAATCTCCTCTGCATGAGACGGACCACTCAGCGAGATCACAGGTCGATCCCCAATCACATCAATGATGATTTGACTGGGGCGCAAAAACGTTTCCGCCTCCATCCCTTTGATGACGCTGATGACCGGAATTCCGGGACGAAGAGAATCTCCGATCACACTCAAAGATTCTCGCAGATGCTTCGAAGGAATTGATGCAACATAAAAGTTAGCGCCCTTGACTGCCTCTTCGATATCTGATGTCACCTGAACACCATCCGGAAGAAAAATCCCCGGAAGCAGGCGTTTGTTTTCTCGCGTTTCCTGCATCTCAGCGGCATAAGCTTCATTTCTCGCCCAAATCGTCACCTGTCGATTTGAATCCTCTGCGAGGAGAATCGCACACGCGGTCGCCATCGCTCCGCCGCCTAGAATGGTTGTTTTCTCAGCCATGAGTCCAATCTTTCCGCTCAATCGGGTTACAACGGTAATACGAATAAATCATTGCCCCCAGGGGCGCCTACATCAACCGTCAAAAGACACACAACGCACAGAGTCACCCTGCATCTGCCTCTCTTCGGCGATCTTTTCCACGCAAACTCACGCAGAGGACATAAAGTTTCAGAAGAACAATTCTTTTGGAGTGAATTCATGCAGTTTCCTGCGCAGCAAACAAATTCAACATCCGTCGATTTTGTCGACCGCCGTCAAGAACCGACTGAACCGCTACCGAAAGCGGAACGCCGACAGTTTTCCGATCAAAGGAAGTCTGATCGACCGGAGGTTGATGAACTGGCACGTGCGATTGACGACTATAAAGTCCGCAATCGACGCCGTTTTATCACATTCGAAGAAATCTACGACGTCATGGTCTCCTTAGGCTATCACAAATAACACAAGACGCTTCGATCTTCCAGAACTCGGGCCCCCGACATGCAAACGTCTTTGGGGGCTTTTTGCATTTCGCTTATCGGCTTTTCACTCAACAGGCCGAAAATGTGGATAAAGCAACCTGCTCAAAATCAAGCCTGAGCTGGGTCCGGGTCTCCTGCCTCGAAGCGAGAGCCTGCGAAGTCATGAATCAGAACTTCACAGGCACGACAAGAGTTGAAAATCCTCGAAGGTCTCGGTAATCCATTCCCGCTTAAATGATTGGATCCACGAATTAGACTGAGGAACCACGTTTTTACTGCTTAGCCCGTTGGGAGCCTGAACCCGATTGGCTATAGTGGTAACAGCGCTCGTATCGTTCGGGTTGGATCGGTTCGAGTTTCTTTTCTTCTGTCGTCTTCATTTGCGTTGCAAAAGCCCAGTTCAGGATCAATTCGAAAATGCTTCATGCAGTCATTATGGCGGGAGGAAGCGGGACTCGCTTTTGGCCACTCAGCCGCCAAGCTCTACCGAAACAGTTTCTCACTCTCGCTGGTGAGAGATCACTCATTCAAGCCGCATTTGATCGCTGCCAGCCGATGATCCTCGGGGAGCGCTTTTGGGTGGTCACAAATGAATCGATGATCGAGACAACAGCTGAACACCTGCCGGAAGTGCCAAAGACTCACTTGATCCCTGAACCGTGCGGGCGAAACACCGCTCCCTGTGTCGGTCTGGCAGCTCTCTTACTCGCACAGGAAGATCCCGATGCCATCATGCTCGTGATGCCCGCAGATCACGTGATTTCTCCGATTGAAAATTTTCAGGAGGCTGTTCTGAATGCGGTGAATGTGGTCAAGAAAGATCCAGAACAATTAGTTTTGTTTGGCGTTCCACCGACATCACCCGCAACAGGATACGGGTACATTGAACGCTGCACATCAATCTCCAATGGAGTTTTCAAGGTTGCTTCTTTCCGCGAAAAACCTGATCGACCGACAGCAGAAGAGTATCTCCAACAGGGAACTTTTTACTGGAACTGTGGGATTTTTGTCTGGAAAGCACAGACGATTCTCAATGAACTCGAGAAGCATCAGCCCGAGATTTTCGCACAACTCAAACAGTTGCAAAAATCAATAAACACGCCCGCGTGGGATTCTGCACTGGCGGAATGTTTTCCGAAGATGCCATCCATCTCGATCGACTATGCAGTACTCGAAAAGAGCAAGAAAATCGCCGTTGTTGAAGCGCCCTTCGATTGGGATGACGTCGGCAGTCTGGAAGCGATGTCTCGCTTGAATTCGACGGACGAAAATGGCAATACCGTCATCGGCACTGCCTGCCTCGTTGACTCGAAGGACAACATCGTCCGGTCTTCGACGGGGCACACTGTTGGCCTGCTCGGAATCAAAAACTGTATCGTCGTGCATACTCCCGACGCGACGCTTGTCGCTGACCGAACAGACGAAAACGCAATCCGTGAACTGGTCGCTGCCCTCAAAGAACAAGGACACCACAATGTCCTCTGATACCATCAACGAAGATTTTCCTCGTGAAGGTCAGCTTCTCGGAGTCGACTACGGAACCGTCCGAGTCGGCTTGGCGATCTCGACTCGAGAGCAAAACATCGCCAGTCCACTGGAAATTTATAATCGTAGAAGCGAACACCAGGACGGAAAATACTTCGCCGAACTGGTCGCAGATTACCGCATAAAAGGACTCGTCGTTGGATTGCCAATGCACGTGAACGGCGAGGAAGGCGAAAGCGCCCGCCACGCTCGCGAGTACGGCCATTGGCTCGCTGAAGTCACCGGTGGTCTCCCGATCCTGTTTTGGGATGAACGCTACACCTCAGCCGTTGCTGAGGATCACCTCATCGGTGTAGACCTTACTCGCAAGCAAAGAAAAAAACGTCTTGATATGATCGCCGCCCAGATCATTCTCCAGGCCTATCTCGACACCACAGCCAAGCGAGAGCAGATCGCCAGGGAAGAAGCTGAATCTTCGGAGCAAGACGAAGAAGACGAAACAACAGCCGACTCTTGATCACAGGCATTGCAAGCAATGCGTTCTTCACCGGCACACCGTAGAGCAAACTGCTCTAAAATCCGGGGTTGTTTGGTCGCCGGTTGGATTGATTCGGTGGTGATGTTGAATTTGGCTGACCTGCACGGTCTGTGGAGATGATCATCTCGTCTGTGATTCGCAGGATGCACCGAAAGCTGACGTCCTCCTGCCCTCCACGAACATTCTCTCCTGTACGTTCCCACAGGTTCCAGTGAGTCCGCGATCCACGAACGACCCGTTCTCCGGATCGCCCTGCCATGCGCGGACCTTCTGAGTTTCGAACTGGGCTTCCATCTTTTGGGATCGCTTTTTGATACGCATCGTCCGCATACCAGTCCCGAGTCCATTCTCTCGCATTCCCAGCCATATCGAAGAGTCCCGTCGGTGTGAGGTCCGTGGGCCGCGAACCGACTGCCAGAATCGCGTCAGCGGAAGCTGGAGTAATCGGGCGGCGTCCATTCCCCCAGGGATATCGATTTCCACTTGAGCCGCGAGCAGCACGTTCCCATTCTGCCTCTGTTGGCAGAGCTTTTCCAAACATCGTGGCATAGCTGGCTGCGTCCTTCCACGCGACTCCCAAAACTGGATCATGCCCGTCGCCAGTCTTCTCATTCAACGGTGCTCTCGCGATCTTGATGACAGGTTTCGCTTCGGCAGCTTGTCTCTGAAACTTTCGAAACATCTCGAGAGTCACCTCTGTGACATCCATATAAAATGGGGACACAAACGCAAGGTGCTCAGGTTGTGATTCCGGTGGGCCTTGATCGGTCCCCTGCGTGAAGACACCCCCATCAATGAGCACCATTTCGGCTCCATCAGCAGTACAAACAATTCGCTGAGGAAATCCCCGCTCGTTGAACAACTCGTCTGGTGCGTGAACAAATCCGCCCGGCAACTTCAAGTTTGATTTCTCGAATTGCTGAGTTCTTCCCGCTTTGTTGCTGGGAAGCTCGACCGTGAGTTTTGAGCTATCGGAAGCAGGTTTGACGACCGCGAAACGATTTTGCGGCGGAGCACTCTGTGGGGGAATCACTTCGACCGTTGGACCAATGCTCTGCAATTCAAAATCGTTAGAGGTATAAGCTCTTTCTTCATCGTTTTTCGACTGAGATGACGTAGACGACTTTGACTGTTTTGGTGCTGGGGATAACGCTTTTGGTTTCGGAACTGATGGGCGGGCAACTGGCGGAGGTGGAGTCGAGACAGCCTTCTTGACTGGAGGAGGAGGCACGCTTTTCGAATCTCCGCACCCATAGAGTTGAATCGTTCCTAACAGCAAAAGTAAGGTCGTTCGCCACATCATGAGATCCAGAAGTCTGAATGGATGTTGAGAAGAGTGGGGTCGAGCGAAGTTGTCTCATTCGCTCAGACTGATTGTGACCCCGAATCAAGACCGCGACAAGTCCTGATATCAACAGTTGAAAGATTTTCCTGTCACCTGCTCCTGTTCCAAAATCAATCATTGACACAAAAAAAGGGAAGAAAGCCGGAGCCTTCTTCCCAGTATAGATTTCTTGTGATGACTTCTGGACGGAGCAGATTCGATTCTGTCTCCTCCCTTGGCACAAGATCACAATGAATTAAAACTGATCCTGAAACTTGAGATTGCTCTCTCACACGTTGAGGAAAGCAATAATTCCAGAGGTCTTCGGATTGGCTCTAACGGGCTGCTCGCTCGCGTGGATTGACTCGATCGAGAGGTTTTTCTTCCTTGTTCAAGCCCCCTTCTTTTGCAATATGCTGAGCTGTTGCCACAACCTGTTGAGCAGCCATCAATTGAGCACGTGAGAAGTAAGGGGTGTCAGGTGTTCCGACCCGGTCGTACTTCAAGGATGCCAGTTCCTGCCAACTCATTCCGCTCGATAGATGCCAAGCTGCTGCCTGTGCTGCTGCTGGGTTCAACTTGCCAGTTCCGACCATATCAATCAGAGTCAACAAGACTGGATCATCACTGAATTTAGTTGAAGGACGAACGATGTATTCGCTTCGTGGGTGTGGATCAATTTTTCCGTATTCCAGGCAGACTGAAACGTAAGGAACGCTGAGTGTCTTTTTCGCTGGGATTGAGAAGAATCCTCCACCGCCGCCACCCTGTTGTCCACCTTGTTGTCCACCAGTTCCTCCACCACCCTGCTGTTGTCCACCACCTCCCTGTCCGCCGCCCTGTCCGCCGCCACCGTATCCTCCACCGCCACCACCAAATTGAGCGAGGGGAGAAACAATGAATCCTTGAGGCATTTTGACCGAGATCGGCTCGTCAGTTTCATTTGTCAGCAGAAGTTTTCCACTTAATGCATCTTTTGCGATGGGCTTCGCTTTGATCTCTCCGCTTTCCATTCCGGCGAAGAGTTCCACCTGTTTGGCGTTGGGGTCGAATTTAGTTTTAGTGAGAGGTCGACCGGCTTCAACAGCTTGAGTCGCAACGACATGTAAACCCAAGACCAGTGCAATTGATGCAATAAACCGGGCCGACTGCGGCAAGCGCGTCATAGGTTCGTCCCCTGAAAGTGAAAGATGATGAGACACTCTCTAAAAGAGAGTGATGTGATTGTACTAGTTGAATCGATAAGATGGCATTCATTGCGCATTGTCACACACGGGTGAGACCAACTCATATCATGTTATCGATCACACAAAGCCATGTTCAATGAAAAGTTTACGAATCTAATCGAATTCACCTCATTCATTGGACCGGTTGGATGCATTATCCGCATTTCTGATAAAGACTTCGTTCCAAATATGCTCGATCCATGGGCAGACCGGGGGCGGGCTATTAGATAAAACGTAAGGACAGGCACGAGTTTAACAACAGGATTGGAGTTTTTTTGCCAAACCATCAGCTATCTCCGAAGGATATCGTGGAAACTGTCCGCGTGTTGAGAAACCGCATCAACGAGAGATTTCCTGATGCGGGACTCACCAAAGTGTGTGAAGAACTGCTCAAAATTGCTGAACAGGCAAGTGAGCGGTCGATTGCCATCGGTCGGCCCATGCTTGGAGTTCGAATCCTTTCCGGATGCGTCATTGCAGCGATTCTCATCGGCGTGTTGGTCATGTTCAATCTTGTGAAAATTCCGAACCAACCCATCCCCGCTTCCGAGTTTATTCAAGTTGTCGACGCTGCATTTAACGCCTTGGTTCTGGTGGGGGCAACGCTCCTGTTCCTGTTCACTCTGGAAGTTCGCGTCAAACGTTCACGCGCATTGAAGGCGATTCATGAACTGCGATCTCTGGTCCACATCATCGATATGCACCAACTCACAAAAGACCCGGAGAGAATGCTTTGGCGAGATGCTTCATTCAACACGAAATCATCTCCCAAGCGAACGATGAATCGATTCCAGTTGAATCGCTATCTCGATTACTGTTCGGAAATGCTGGCTCTTTGCGGAAAAGTCGCAGCCTTGTACGTCGCAAATTTTCATGACTCTCAGGCAGTCGCTGCGGTGAACGATCTGGAAAATTTAACCACCGGACAGGGAGGAAAAATCTGGCAAAAGATTATGATTCTCCATTCGGGCCCTGAACATAATGATGACGTCCAGCAGGTCGCTCACGCATCGCGCCTCAGCGACGGAGAACAGAGTGAGGCCAACTCATCGAGCGAAAATGTTTCGCCAAGTACGTTGCGAGACCCCGACGAAAAGAGTGCCTCCGATTCGACAACGAAATGATTCTTCCATCGATGAAAACTATTCGACTACGTATTGCCTACGAGGGGACCAACTACGCTGGTTGGCAAACTCAACCAAATCAACGGACGATTCAAGGTGAAGTCGAACGCGCCATTCAGAAATTGACGGGACAACCTGTAAGCCTGCTCTGCGCTGGCCGGACCGATTCCGGTGTTCATGCATTGGGACAGGTTGCAAGTTTTCGCAGCGACTTCAGTATCCCACCCAACCGATGGCGACCGGCGCTGCAATCAAAACTCCCTGACGACATCGTCATTCTCGAGTCGGACGAAGTCCCTGAAGACTTTCATGCAACGTTTGCTGCGAAATCGAAGCGGTATCGATACGTGATTTATAACAGCGTTGTTGACCATCCATTCTGGCGACGGTTCGTCTGGAGAATCAGTCAAAAACTGGATGCCGAGGCAATGAATGAAGCTGCCCAAAGTCTCGTCGGGAAGCATGACTTTCGAAGCTTTGAATCGCACTGGCCAAACAAAGCGACTTCAATCAGGACCATCAAAGAGTTATCGGTTCACCGGAGTGGTCAATGGGACTTGTGGTCGCCAGAGCATACGCGAAGCCAATCCAGGAGCGAACTTCAGAATCAGCCACAGAGTGATGACGGCGACTTCATTTGTCTGGAAATTGAAGCTGATGGCTTCCTCTATAATATGGTGAGAACCATCATGGGAACCCTGGTCAATGTTGGTCGCGGAACCTGGACTGCCGCCGATATAGAAAGAATTCTCCATGCCCAGGACCGAACGATCGCAGGCGGAACCGCGCCGGCATCGGGACTCTTTATGGCACAGGTTTACTATGATGTGTAAAGCGAGAGAATTCCAAGAGCTGCATACACTTTGGGGTCGATGCAGGTTTTCGAAGTCTCTTTACGTTTCAGCCAAGCTTTGATTTTCTTCATCGGAATGACATGCACTTTGATGTCTTCCGTTTCATCGCCGCCACCCTCTTCGACTTGCTCAACATCGCAGGCTAAATAAAAGTCGATCATTTCGGTGGTCATCCCGGCTGAAGAAGGACCGGAGAAGATGTACTCGAAAGTTTCCCCAACAAACCCGGTTTCTTCGATCAGCTCACGACGCGCGGCGGATTCAAACGACTCCTGTTCTTCACCGGCAATGTCCCCTGCTAAGCCTGCAGGAAGGTCTACCACTTTCTTTTGAATCGGTGGTCGGAACTGTTCTGTGAGAACCAACTGCTGATCCGTCGTGACGGCGACAATCGCGACGACTCCTGTCCCCTGAGTCCGCGAGGCAAATTCCCAATGCCTGCGCTTTTGCAGTTGCAAATGTTTGCCTTGGTAGAGTGTCTCGATCTCTCTTTTTGCCATCGTGGGAAGCCGATTCGATTTGCGTTTTAAGCAGCGCGGTTTTTCACTGCGTGAGTCGTCGAATCCGTATTGCTCAATCGGTTCACGAGAACTTCAGCAGCTCGCTGCACACCGCCTGTTTCAACAATCGCTTTCGCGATGACAGTCAGTTGTTTTCGAGTCTCTTCAACTTTCTCCGGGTGCGAAATCCATTCGTCGAGCTCTGCGGTCATCCGGTCGATGTGTCCACTTTTCTGTCGCACGAGCGGATACTCCGGCATGATTGCTCGATTCGCAATCAGATTCGGAAGAGACATGTAATCGACTGTCAGCAACGCTTTGCAGAGAATGCATGTCATTAACGTTCCACGGTACATGACGATCGCTGGAGTTTTACGAGCGAGAAGTTCCAGGCTGACAGACCCGGAAACAATCAGGCAAAAATCGGCAGCCTCAATCACTTCCGCAGTTTTGTTGAGATGCAGATTGATTGGCAGCTGAGCACCATATTCATTCAGAAGTTCGGAACACTTGTCGAAGTGCCATTGTTTGTAGCAGGCAACTTGAAACTGAATGTTCGGATGTTTTTCATAGAGCGCGGTCATTACGTCCAGCATGACTGGGAAGTTGCGGAGGACTTCCTGCTTTCGCGATCCCGGGAGAATCCCGATTGTTTGCAAGTCGTCCGAAGCCATCTTCGCGAGAGTTCTGTTGTCGAGTGGATGCTCTGCGACTTCGTCAAAGAATGGGTGACCGACGTACTCAACATCCACGCCATGCTTTTTGTACCACTCAGCTTCGAATGGAAGGACTGAAAGCACACAGTCGACAAAGCGGTGAACTTTTCGAATCCGCCAGGGAGCCCATGCCCAAAGTTGAGGTGGACAGTAATAGTAAACGGGAATTCCAATTTCTTTGGCGGCTCTGGCAATCCACCAGTT from Thalassoglobus polymorphus includes the following:
- a CDS encoding NAD(P)H-dependent glycerol-3-phosphate dehydrogenase; this encodes MAEKTTILGGGAMATACAILLAEDSNRQVTIWARNEAYAAEMQETRENKRLLPGIFLPDGVQVTSDIEEAVKGANFYVASIPSKHLRESLSVIGDSLRPGIPVISVIKGMEAETFLRPSQIIIDVIGDRPVISLSGPSHAEEIAKRLPASVVAACEDLELGQQVQRMFTTERFRVYTNKDLVGTELAGALKNIIGIAAGISDGLGYGDNAKSAMITRGIVEISRFGVELGADPNTFAGLAGIGDLITTCVSPHGRNRAVGERLGQGETLTEILNTMQAVAEGITTTAAIHGLAKSKEIEMPIVDEVYEVLFHEKSPLEATDSLMCRPLKEE
- a CDS encoding mannose-1-phosphate guanylyltransferase, producing the protein MLHAVIMAGGSGTRFWPLSRQALPKQFLTLAGERSLIQAAFDRCQPMILGERFWVVTNESMIETTAEHLPEVPKTHLIPEPCGRNTAPCVGLAALLLAQEDPDAIMLVMPADHVISPIENFQEAVLNAVNVVKKDPEQLVLFGVPPTSPATGYGYIERCTSISNGVFKVASFREKPDRPTAEEYLQQGTFYWNCGIFVWKAQTILNELEKHQPEIFAQLKQLQKSINTPAWDSALAECFPKMPSISIDYAVLEKSKKIAVVEAPFDWDDVGSLEAMSRLNSTDENGNTVIGTACLVDSKDNIVRSSTGHTVGLLGIKNCIVVHTPDATLVADRTDENAIRELVAALKEQGHHNVL
- the ruvX gene encoding Holliday junction resolvase RuvX, which translates into the protein MSSDTINEDFPREGQLLGVDYGTVRVGLAISTREQNIASPLEIYNRRSEHQDGKYFAELVADYRIKGLVVGLPMHVNGEEGESARHAREYGHWLAEVTGGLPILFWDERYTSAVAEDHLIGVDLTRKQRKKRLDMIAAQIILQAYLDTTAKREQIAREEAESSEQDEEDETTADS
- a CDS encoding formylglycine-generating enzyme family protein, which gives rise to MMWRTTLLLLLGTIQLYGCGDSKSVPPPPVKKAVSTPPPPVARPSVPKPKALSPAPKQSKSSTSSQSKNDEERAYTSNDFELQSIGPTVEVIPPQSAPPQNRFAVVKPASDSSKLTVELPSNKAGRTQQFEKSNLKLPGGFVHAPDELFNERGFPQRIVCTADGAEMVLIDGGVFTQGTDQGPPESQPEHLAFVSPFYMDVTEVTLEMFRKFQRQAAEAKPVIKIARAPLNEKTGDGHDPVLGVAWKDAASYATMFGKALPTEAEWERAARGSSGNRYPWGNGRRPITPASADAILAVGSRPTDLTPTGLFDMAGNAREWTRDWYADDAYQKAIPKDGSPVRNSEGPRMAGRSGERVVRGSRTHWNLWERTGENVRGGQEDVSFRCILRITDEMIISTDRAGQPNSTSPPNQSNRRPNNPGF
- the truA gene encoding tRNA pseudouridine(38-40) synthase TruA, with the protein product MKTIRLRIAYEGTNYAGWQTQPNQRTIQGEVERAIQKLTGQPVSLLCAGRTDSGVHALGQVASFRSDFSIPPNRWRPALQSKLPDDIVILESDEVPEDFHATFAAKSKRYRYVIYNSVVDHPFWRRFVWRISQKLDAEAMNEAAQSLVGKHDFRSFESHWPNKATSIRTIKELSVHRSGQWDLWSPEHTRSQSRSELQNQPQSDDGDFICLEIEADGFLYNMVRTIMGTLVNVGRGTWTAADIERILHAQDRTIAGGTAPASGLFMAQVYYDV
- a CDS encoding NUDIX hydrolase, with translation MAKREIETLYQGKHLQLQKRRHWEFASRTQGTGVVAIVAVTTDQQLVLTEQFRPPIQKKVVDLPAGLAGDIAGEEQESFESAARRELIEETGFVGETFEYIFSGPSSAGMTTEMIDFYLACDVEQVEEGGGDETEDIKVHVIPMKKIKAWLKRKETSKTCIDPKVYAALGILSLYTS
- the lpxB gene encoding lipid-A-disaccharide synthase, with protein sequence MHVFLSVGEPSGDQHAAELMREFSRRIPDARFSGFGGPEMQAEGFDCLYQLTDLAVMGIGQVLPLIRKFYGLVQDAKEYLRLQKPDAVVLVDFPGFNWWIARAAKEIGIPVYYYCPPQLWAWAPWRIRKVHRFVDCVLSVLPFEAEWYKKHGVDVEYVGHPFFDEVAEHPLDNRTLAKMASDDLQTIGILPGSRKQEVLRNFPVMLDVMTALYEKHPNIQFQVACYKQWHFDKCSELLNEYGAQLPINLHLNKTAEVIEAADFCLIVSGSVSLELLARKTPAIVMYRGTLMTCILCKALLTVDYMSLPNLIANRAIMPEYPLVRQKSGHIDRMTAELDEWISHPEKVEETRKQLTVIAKAIVETGGVQRAAEVLVNRLSNTDSTTHAVKNRAA